In a genomic window of Melopsittacus undulatus isolate bMelUnd1 chromosome 1, bMelUnd1.mat.Z, whole genome shotgun sequence:
- the LOC101867706 gene encoding FUN14 domain-containing protein 2-like, which produces MAAWGGGAENSFNILDLAKYTKNQPWWRKVFTPSLALSADKYNMATELLILGVTGWGTGFVFQKVGTLAATAVGGGIFLLQIANHTGYIKVDWELNKAKQQLKFHSSGNKMSPEVKSRVDEVVIFLTKNVIVTGGFAGRFWLRMAA; this is translated from the coding sequence ATGGCGGCATGGGGCGGGGGTGCAGAGAACTCCTTCAACATCCTGGACCTGGCGAAGTACACCAAGAACCAGCCTTGGTGGCGCAAGGTCTTCACCCCCAGCTTGGCGTTGAGCGCTGACAAGTACAACAtggccacagagctgctgatTTTAGGGGTCACAGGATGGGGTACTGGATTTGTCTTCCAAAAAGTTGGAACACTGGCAGCGACAGCGGTGGGAGGTGGCATTTTCCTACTTCAGATTGCAAATCACACAGGATACATCAAAGTGGACTGGGAGTTGAACAAAgccaagcagcagctgaaatttCACAGCAGTGGTAATAAAATGTCTCCAGAAGTGAAAAGCAGAGTGGATGAGGTGGTCATATTTCTGACGAAGAATGTTATTGTGACTGGAGGGTTTGCTGGAAGATTCTGGCTCAGAATGGCAGCCTAA